A window of Penaeus monodon isolate SGIC_2016 chromosome 40, NSTDA_Pmon_1, whole genome shotgun sequence contains these coding sequences:
- the LOC119597999 gene encoding uncharacterized protein LOC119597999: MPRLDQMIDELSGTQWFLPRAKSAYWTIEVEPSDRPKTDSKNPLHQSVWHRMREEDLSLTAQDGMDRVYSENYAFMLWGIYFRVNYAQDCRVFTLPTGYFPTYTSFALTKGSPLVPVFNKLVLDIISSGLLKKWWQELSITSTDCNALETQPIELKTVLTPFLLLIGSILVSLGALLVERVTANVFQGGWIEVVISRKMEQEPDIIKSRVIPEGALTFLHEGGETTDDPPPPTVRPL; encoded by the exons ATGCCTAGGTTAGATCAAATGATTGATGAGTTGTCAGGCACACAATGGTTTCTGCCTCGAGCTAAATCCGCCTATTGGACGATAGAAGTGGAACCAAGTGATAGACCTAAAACG GACTCGAAGAACCCTCTCCACCAGTCGGTCTGGCATCGTATGAGGGAAGAAGACTTGTCTCTCACAGCACAGGACGGGATGGACCGCGTCTACAGCGAGAACTACGCCTTCATGCTGTGGGGAATCTACTTTAGGGTCAACTACGCCCAGGACTGTCGGGTATTTACGCTTCCGACGGGGTATTTTCCGACATACACCTCCTTCGCGCTGACTAAGGGGTCGCCTCTGGTCCCTGTTTTCAATAAGCT CGTCCTTGACATCATCTCCTCCGGACTCCTGAAGAAGTGGTGGCAGGAGCTCAGCATCACCAGCACAGACTGCAACGCACTGGAGACACAGCCCATCGAACTCAAGACAGTTCTCACGCCCTTCCTGCTGTTGATTGGTAGCATCTTGGTGTCACTGGGCGCCCTGCTTGTCGAACGTGTCACCGCGAACGTTTTTCAGGGTGGATGGATTGAGGTGGTGATATCAAGAAAGATGGAAC AGGAACCTGACATCATTAAGAGCCGTGTCATCCCCGAAGGAGCCCTGACCTTCCTGCACGAGGGTGGAGAGACCacagatgaccccccccccccgacagtcCGCCCTCTCTAG
- the LOC119597998 gene encoding uncharacterized protein LOC119597998: MNPALLNRRRDPREVDDPDQTADDRDDHLRFEDEEDDLADPGIPGPSRRNGPDEESSKSWKCFAAVPAFYPRPSPPAIIVTLARQPGIAALVGGGVCSEQLREISRRSLQEAEKPCQISLLTSTSPTGLE; encoded by the exons ATGAATCCCGCTTTGCTGAACCGCCGCCGAGACCCGAGGGAAGTTGATGATCCCGATCAGACGGCCGATGATCGAGATGACCACCTTCGTTTCGAGGATGAAGAGGACGATTTAGCAGACCCAGGAATCCCGGGACCGAGTCGGAGAAATGGACCAGACGAGGAG TCGTCGAAGTCCTGGAAATGCTTTGCCGCCGTACCTGCCTTTTACCCCAGACCATCGCCTCCAGCCATAATAGTGACCTTAGCACGTCAACCAGGGATTGCCGCGCTTGTAGGGGGAGGAGTTTGTAGTGAACAGCTTCGCGAAATCTCTCGTCGTTCACTCCAGGAGGCAGAAAAACCATGTCAGatatctcttctcacctccacctctcccacaggcctggaatAG
- the LOC119598000 gene encoding glutamate receptor 1-like has protein sequence MDRSTWELLILKQLVRDSWSFTAVLGPSKNTDVGFPGNRTAEDLAKCQGLRVMRFLSLGNLMLLKEILLNGEAKMKWLLISDDESVKIMTSLYLPLDNKITIACVENRSVALTERHQLTHQHGQRVTTVGYWYADEGDPTGCTHLHGRESGHRKKINPRFPSQYEPLIILKHQADGTVLIDGVMGKVFTTLQEIANFTSACYRVKDGQWGAVVDGEWTGMLREVKDRRVDIAVGPLGITLKRTAIVDFLIGIVNSDFRIALRRPSNEDYMWTVYTKQFDLSVWLVLIFLTAGLVLCLYVVSRGFSRRATISFSDCALTIFGFLCGQGEPRGKKWKKKINKK, from the exons ATGG ATCGGAGTACGTGGGAGTTGCTGATCCTCAAACAGCTCGTCCGTGATTCCTGGTCCTTCACGGCCGTTCTAGGACCCTCTAAGAACACGGACGTAGGATTCCCGGGTAACAGGACAGCGGAGGACCTCGCGAAGTGCCAGGGACTGCGGGTCATGAGGTTTCTCTCCCTCGGGAATCTGATGCTTTTGAAGGAG aTCCTTCTTAACGGCGAAGCAAAGATGAAATGGCTGCTTATCTCTGACGATGAGTCCGTGAAAATCATGACTTCACTTTATCTGCCTCTTGATAACAAA ATCACAATCGCCTGCGTCGAAAACCGCTCCGTCGCACTGACCGAGAGACACCAACTCACACACCAACACGGGCAGCGCGTAACCACCGTCGGGTACTGGTACGCTGACGAAGGAGACCCCACAGGATGTACCCATCTCCACGGGCGTGAGAGCGGACACag GAAGAAGATAAACCCCCGTTTCCCTTCTCAGTATGAACCACTGATCATACTGAAGCATCAGGCAGACGGCACAGTGCTCATAGATGGCGTGATGGGCAAAGTCTTCACTACGCTTCAGGAGATAGCGAATTTTAC GTCAGCGTGTTACCGCGTGAAGGACGGGCAGTGGGGAGCCGTGGTCGACGGCGAATGGACGGGCATGCTCAGGGAAGTGAAGGACAGGAGAGTCGACATTGCTGTTGGGCCTTTGGGAATCACACTCAAGAGGACGGCCATTGTCGATTTCCTTATTGGTATTGTCAATTCTGA TTTCAGAATCGCTTTAAGGAGACCATCTAACGAGGATTATATGTGGACGGTCTACACAAAGCAGTTCGACTTGAGTGTATGGCTAGTATTAATCTTCCTAACAGCTGGTCTTGTGTTATGCCTGTATGTCGTGTCTCGCGGTTTCTCAAGGCGAGCGACGATCTCGTTCTCGGACTGCGCCTTGACTATTTTCGGATTTCTCTGTGGACAAGGTGAGCCGAgggggaaaaagtggaagaaaaaaataaacaaaaaatag